The genomic region AGTTGTTTAAAAAAGACGGCGAAGCGATGAAAATCGACGGTTTTTACTCGAAAGACGGTGTAGTGAATATCATCTTTAATAAAGACGGCCTTGGGAATTTTGACATTGCGTTAAAAGATCAGAAAGAAGACAAGCCATCCGACAGTAAGCCGTTTGCGTTGAATCTGAAAAAATACGAGATCGAAAATCTGCGTTTTACCTATAGCGATGAAAAGTCCAAAATCAAAATGGTGGTGGATAGTCTGAATCACGAAGGAACGGGAAATTTTGCCGCTCAGAAATTGGATTTGGTAACGAAATCATCGGCCAGATTGTCGTTGGATATGGATAAGGTGAAATATATGAAAAACGTATCGCTTAACCTGGATGCGGTTTTAGGAATTGACTTAGAAAAACAAAAATATACTTTTAAGGAGAATAAAGCACTGATCAATCAGTTGCCGCTGGAGTTTGATGGGTTTATTCAAATGGTGGAAAAAGGTCAGGTGTATGATCTTAAATTTAAAACGCCAACGTCTTCGTTTAAAAACTTCCTGGGGTTAGTGCCGGAAGCCTATGCCGGAAATCTGAACACGGTTAAAACAACCGGCGATTTTAAAGTGGATGGTACGGTTAAGGGAGTGCTTACGGATACAACAATTCCGAAATTTAAAATTGAAATTGCATCCGATAATGCATCGTTCCAATATCCGGACTTACCGAAATCGGTGCAGAATATCGTGATCGATACTTATATTGTAAACGAAACAGGGTTGATGAATGATACCTATGTCAATCTGGATAAGTTGTCGTTCCGTATTGATCAGGATGTATTTAATGCGAAAGCCAATATCAAAAATATTACACAAAATGCGTTGGTTGATGCCGAATTAAAAGGGGTGATCAATCTGGCAAATGTAACCAAAGCGTATCCGGTAAAACTGGAAAAACCGCTATCGGGAATCTTAAAAGCTAATGTGGTCACGAAGTTTGATATGAAATCGGTGGAAACAAGTCAGTATCAGAATATACAAAATTCCGGAAATATCAGTCTGACCGGGTTTAATTATGCCGGTCCGGAATTAGCGAAACCGATCCAGATCAAACAGGCTACAGTAGCCTTTAATCCAAATCAGATCCGATTGAATCAATTGGATGCCGTGACCGGGAAATCGGATATTAAAGTAGCAGGAACGCTGGATAATTTCTACGGATTTGTCTTTAAAAAACAGGTCCTGAAAGGGAATTTCGATATGAGTTCGAACCAGTTGTTGGTGTCGGATTTTATGACGCCATCGGTACCGGAAGCAACAAAAACGAAAACGGCTACGCCTAAGGAAGCGGTTAAAATTCCAGCATTTTTGGATTGTACGATTACAGCCAAAGCCAATACGGTGGTGTATGATAACCTGACATTAAAAGCGGTTTCGGGTAAAATGATTATTAAAGATGAGGCGGTAAAACTGGAAAATGTAAAAACCAATATGTTCGACGGTCAGATTGGGGTAGATGGTATGGTGTCGACAAAAGGTGCGGTGCCGAAGTTTGATATGAATCTGGGCTTAAATGCTGTCGATATCGCGAAGTCGTTTACACAATTGGATATGTTGAAATCGATTGCGCCGATTGCTGGTGTGATCAATGGAAAATTGAATTCGACAATCAAGTTGTCCGGAAATCTGGATGCCAAAGAAATGACGCCGGATCTGAAAACGATTTCCGGAGATTTATTAGGACAGTTATTGTCGACATCAATCAATGCGAAGAATTCGAATTTATTGAATGCTTTGGATGGAAGCCTGAAGTTTATCGATTTGGATAAGTTAAATCTGAACAACCTGAAAGCGCATTTGTCGTTCGATAATGGAAAGGTAAATGTAAAACCATTTGATATCAAATATCAGGATATCAAAGTGACGGTTGGTGGGCAACACGGGTTTGATCAATCAATGAATTACAATCTGAAATTTGATGTACCGGCGAAATATCTGGGATCGGATGTGAATAAGTTGTTAGCGAAGTTGTCGCCATCCGATGCGAATAAATTACAGAATATACCGGTCAATGCAATTTTAACCGGAAGCTTTAAAAATCCTAAGGTTTCTACCGATTTAAACCAGGCGGTAACCAATATCTCAAATCAGTTGATCCAACAACAAAAAGACAAACTGATCAATCAGGGAACCGGAGCATTGGAGAATCTTTTGGGCGGTGGTAAAAAGAATACCGGAACCGGAACAACGGCCGATACAACCAAAACCAAACCGAAAGACGATATTAAAAATACAGCTGCGAATGCCATAAAGGGGCTCTTTGGGAAAAAGAAAAAAGAAGAATAAAAGAAGGCTATCCAAACGGATAGCCTTCTTTATATCTTTTTATTTTACACCTGACCGGCTTTTAAAACCGGTCAGGTGTTATAACTAAATTTTACATTGTGATTTTAACTACATAACCCTCAAAGGTTCGGATGTTAAAAACGGTACCGTCTTCAAAAATCAGGTACTGGCCTTTAATTCCGGTTAGTCGGCCGTTAAAAACCGGTGTTTTATCCAGACTCAGGCTGTTGACTTTCTTCGGGTATTGAAGAACCGGATAGTCCAGATGGTATAGCTTTTCGGGTGTTGGTGCGAAATACGGTTTTACTTCGTCCGGTAATAACGATTCCAGTTTATTGCGTTCGGATACGATATCAATGGACGGGACTTCATTTTGCAGCATTTTTCGCCAGTTGGTTTTGTCTGAAAAATGATCTTTTAGTGCGACCTCGGCGATTCCGGCCAGATAACGATTCGGAACTTCTACGATCGGAACGGCTTCTATAGCACCCTGATCAATCCAACGCGTCGGAACCTGGGTTTTACGGGTAACGCCTACTTTGACTTCGCTGGATAGGGCGAGGTATACAATGTGGGGTTGTAATTGAACTCTTTTTTCATATTCCAAATCCCGGTCTTCTATGTCAAGATGTGCGGTGCTGAGTTCCGGTTTCATAATCCAGTCGCCAGCCGAAGCGCTCGACATAAAGCAATCATAACAGAATCCCTGTCGGAAAATCTTCTTTTTCTTGCCACAGTTCAGGCACTGGTAGCCCTGAAAAGCGATTTCCAATTCTTTATTTAGTAATTGGTTGACATTCAAAAAGCTGTTTTCAAAAACAAGGTAATATTGTATCGGATTCCCGATTTCCGTTTGCATCTTAGTCAGTACACCGTCGTATTGCATTTTGTAAATTTCAGGTTTAAGTATTAGGATTTGCAGTGAAGCCGAGTGTTTCCTGCTGTTTTTTTCTTATTTTTGGTAATGATGTAAAAGTACAAACTTTGGTTTGAATAATGCCAAAACAAATCTTTTTAACCGGAATATACTAAAATATGGCCCTGACAATAATTAACTCGATTGCTTCCTGGATACTAAAAAAACGAATTCATCAAATGGAGTTGTTTCTGAAATACCCCAATGAAGTACAGGAAGAACTGCTGTTTAGCTTATTGCGTACGGCAGAACCTACTATTATTGGTCAGAAATATGAATTTTCGTCCATCAGAAGTTATAAGACGTTTACAGAGCGCGTTCCGGTATCGACCTATGAAGAACTCGAACCATTGATCGAAAGAACCCGAAAAGGGGAGCAAAATGTGTTTTGGAATACACCAATCAAATGGTTTGCAAAATCCAGCGGAACAACCAATGCCAAAAGTAAGTTTATCCCGGTGAGTAGTGAAGCTTTGGAGGATTGTCATTATAAAGCCAGTAAAGATTTACTGTGTTTGTATCTGAATAATAATGAAAATTCACAGTTGTTTACAGGTAAGAGCCTTCGCTTGGGAGGAAGTAAGCAATTGTATGAAGATAACAATACCTTTTTTGGCGATTTGTCGGCGATCCTGATCGATAATATGCCTTTCTGGGCAGAATTTAGTAGTACTCCAAGTAATAAGGTGTCGTTAATGAGTGAATGGGAATCTAAAATTCAGGCGATCATACAGGAGACGGTTATGGAAAATGTAACCAGTTTTGCCGGTGTGCCTTCCTGGATGTTAGTATTGTTAAACCGGGTTTTGGAAGAAACCGGGAAAAATAATCTGGCCGAATTATGGCCTAATGTTGAGGTGTATTTCCATGGAGGGGTTAGTTTTGAACCGTATCGCGAGCAATATAAACGATTATTGCCAAAAGAGGATTTCCGCTATTACGAAATTTATAATGCTTCTGAAGGTTTTTTTGCGATTCAGGATCTGAATAATTCCAATGATCTGTTGTTGATGCTGGATTACGGAATTTTCTACGAATTTATTCCGATGGATGCTTTTGGAACACCGGAACAGAAAGTGATCCGTCTGTCGGAAGTGGAGTTGAATAAAAACTATGCGGTGGTGATTACAACCAATTCCGGGTTGTGGCGTTATCTGATAGGAGATACGGTGCGGTTTACCTCATTAAACCCGTATCGTATTAAAGTGACGGGAAGAACAAAACACCATATCAATGTATTTGGTGAAGAGTTGATGGTTGAAAATACCGATAAAGCCATTTCTAAAGCCTGTCAGGAAACCAATTCCGAGGTAATTGATTATACGGTAGCGCCAATTTTTATGAAAGGTCGCGAAAAAGGAGCACACGAATGGATGATTGAATTCCGTAGAAAACCGGAAAATATCGAACTTTTCCGTAAAAAACTGGACGAAGCATTGCAAACGGTAAACTCTGATTATGAGGCAAAACGATACAATAATATGACATTGAATCCGTTAGTGTTGAATGTTGCGCGAACCAATCTGTTTTACGACTGGCTGAAAGAGCAGGATAAACTGGGCGGACAACATAAAATTCCGCGACTGTCGAATAGCCGGGAATACCTGGACCGACTTAAGGCTTTACAATATATTCAAATAGACTGATTATGAAAAAACGGATTGTTTTTATAGTAGCAGGGATCCTTTTGGTTTCCTGTGGGCCCAAACGGTTAGGGTGTGGTCCGCGACGATGTGATACCGATATCAAAAAGATAGAAAAATCGGATGTGTTAATTCAAAAAGCTACTAAAACGGCATAAAAAAACCTCGCAATTGCGAGGTTTTAAAATTCTTAGAAAGTTCTAATTATTTTTTTGCAGCGTCAGCAGCTGGAGCAGCAGTTTCTGTAGCTGGAGCAGCCTCAGTAGCTGGAGCAGCCTCAGTAGTAGCAGCAGCAGAGTCAACAGTAGTAGCAGCAGCTTCTACAGCCTCTTCAGCAGGAGCAGCAACTTCTTCAGTTACAGGCTCTTCAGTTTTAGTTTCTTTACAAGAAACGAAAGAAACACTCATCATAGCTACTAATGCTAAGCTTAAAACAACTTTTTTCATCTTACTAAATTATAAAGGTTAATTATTAATTCGGAGCAAAGATATAAAATTTTTGATACGTAATAATATTTACTAAAATATTTTTTGCTCCCGGATTATGTTTTTTTTTTGAAAAACAGATAGCTCGTTTATAAAATGCCCTGTTTTGTTGGGTTTTCGATTGTAACTATCTGTTTTCTACTATTTTGTGTTGAGGTTAAAAATGTGTTATTTTTTCTTGTTTTGAACGATTTTCATCTCGTCAACCAGGTGTTTTGCCCCTGCATATTTGTCAATTATAAACAAAACATAGCGAATATCGACCATAATATTGCGGCAAATCGCCGGATCGTAGTGAATATCGCTCATGGTTCCTTCCCAAACACGGTCGAAATTTAACCCGATCAGGTTGCCTTCCGCATCCAACGCAGGGCTTCCGGAGTTACCACCCGTTGTATGATTTGTTCCGATAAAACATACCGGCATACGTCCTTTTTCGGCATATTGTCCGTAATCTTTAGTATTGTATAAAGAGATTAGTTTGGCAGGTACGTCAAATTCATAATCACCCGGTACGTATTTTTCGATCACACCATCCAGATACGTCATCGGTTCATAGATCACCGCATCGCTAGGACTGTAACCTTTTACTTTTCCGTAGGTAACACGTAAGGTGCTGTTGGCATCCGGGAAAATACGGTTATTCGGGAATAATTCCAGAATAGCTTTCATATAGGTACGTTGTAACGCGATGTTTTTAAGGTTCAGTTCGTCGTATTTTGGAGCTACATTTTTAAGGTAACTATCAGCCATCGATTTTACCAACTGGAAACCTTTGTCCTTGTTGATGCGCTCTATTACCGTTTTAGCATCGCCATTCAACAATTCTTTTAAATTGTTATAGCTGGTTAGTTTGGACTGACTGTATACTTCTTCGGTTAATTTTTTAGTGTCAACATTTGTCAAACTCGCCGGTAAAAACTGTTTTGGCGACTTAGTAACGTATAAGGCGATTAGTTGTTCAAAAACTTTTTCGTCTACATTCGCGTTAAAATCTTTGTATAAATCTTCAAAACCGGCAATCAGGTTGTTTTTACGATCGTTAAAAGCTTGTTCACCTTTAGCATTGTAAACCTGTTCCAATTGGAATAAACGGTATCCGAAACTCAATAATTCGGTATTTCGTAAAACCACTTCGGTATAATAATCACGGCTCAGGGCATACGGAGCGATTTCGGTGTAGTTCTTTTTAAAGTCGGCTAACAGATTGCCATATTCGGCCTGTTTTCCGGATTTTACCACTTTCTCCTGGAATTCCTGCTCAAACTTTTGTTTGATGGCCAAAGCGTTTGATTTTTTTAAACCTTTGGTTTCGCCGATCCATTTTTTCCAGTAGTTCGCAATGCTGGCATATTTGGAAGCATATTGAATTTTGATCGCGTTGTCTTTACGCATAAATCCGTCCTGAACTTTTAAAGCTGCATCACGCACTTCGATTTTTGCCGGATTCAGATCGTTTACAATTTGTGCCACAGCATACGACGGAAGGTATTCCTGAGTACGACCCGGGTAACCCATTACCATGGTAAAATCGTTTTCTTTAACGCCTTTTATAGAAACCGGGAAGAAATGTTTCGGTTTGTAGGGTACGTTATCTTTGGAATATGCAGCCGGGCGGTTGTTTTTATCAGCGTAGATTCGGAATAAAGAAAAATCTCCGGTATGGCGTGGCCAAACCCAGTTGTCGGTATCCGATCCGAATTTCCCGATTGATGATGGCGGAGCACCAACCAAACGAACATCGCTATAGGTTTCCGTTAGGAATAGGATATACTGGTTTCCGTCATAAAAAGTACGGATTTTGTTTTCCTGCCAGGATTCCTTTGGTAACGTACGGCTTAGGGTACTGATGTTTTCCTGGATTTTCTTTTGTTTGTCAGCTTCACTTGTCAGTGCGGCAACACCTTCCAGTACTTTATTGGTTACATCTTCAATTTTTACAATAAAAGTTACTTCCAGATCTTTGTTCGGTAGTTCGTCTTCTTGTTTCATCGCCCAGAATCCGTTGGTCAAATAGTCATGATCAACAGTTGAGTGGGATTGGATTTCGCCATATCCACAGTGATGGTTGGTTAATAATAAACCTTTGGAGGAAATGACTTCTGAGGTACAACCACCGTTAAAATGCGGTACAGCATCTTTTAAACTGGATTTGTTGACATCATAAATATCGGCAGCCGATATTTTCATTCCTAAGGTTTTCATCTCTTTTTCGTTCATTCCTTTTAAAAGCGAAGGAATCCACATTCCGCCCTGTTGCGCGGAAACCGGTAAAACGAACAATAGGACAAGTAGTCTTAAAAGTTTCATTGGATTGTTTTTATTTGATTATTTTGGTTATACGACTTTGTATTTCATGATTTTACGGTTGTGATCGGTAAAATTCTGGGCAAGATACAATTTTTGAGCCTTTTCGTTATGGTTTTCAACTTCCAGGTAGAGAACTTTTAACTTTAATTTAAGAGCTTCCGATTGGATAAAATGGATGGCTTGCTTGCCAATTCCTTTACCGCGGGCTTTTTCAGAAAGATACAATTCGTCTAAAAAAGCATAACGGCCTTTGTATTCAAAACTAAAAATAAAAGTAAGAATCACATAGCCTACCAGAATATCGTCTGAATAAATCAGCCAGGCTTTTCCCAGATTTTCATCGTTTATAAATGTTTCAAAAAGCGATTCGGTAGTCGGGATATCGATAGGGTAGTTGTCGATCGCATAGAAATCCTGCATCATCGTAATGATGTCGGGAATATGCTGATGGTCCAAAGGTTTAAACTGCGTATTCATTTTTGATATGGTTTACAATGCTCTTAGTGGCATTTTGATTCATTTGTACGAAAGTGCTGCAAATATGACCTTTTTCGAAACGGATGTCTTCGTTTTGAATCAGATTGGAAAAGGCTTCGTCAAGTTCTTTTTGGTTTGAAATGGAAATACAGCCTTCCATGTTAACCAGCGCTATGGCTTCGGCAAAATGGGAAAAATTAGGGCCAATTACAATCGGTACGCCAAAGGTGGCTGGTTCCAATATATTGTGAACACCCGGTTTGCCAAAACCGCCGCCTACATAGGCAATGTCGGCATAACTGTAGATCTTGGTCAGGATGCCAATGGTGTCGATAATAAAAACATCGTAATCGCTTAAATCGGAAACGGAATTTTTTTTGGAAAATAAAACCGTTTTTCGGGAAATGCTTTTTTGGAGTTCCTGAATTTGTTCGGTTTTGATATTGTGTGGCGCAATGATAAACTTTACCGGATCGGTACAACGGTTAATATAGTCCACAAGTAGTGTTTCGTCTTTTGGCCAGGAGCTGCCAATGACGATAGTGGTCGTATCGGCTTTAAAGTTTTCGATAAAATCCAAAGTGTTGTCGCGTTCCAAAATAGCCGATACCCGGTCAAATCGGGTGTCACCGCTCACTTTTACATTGTGAAATCCGATGCTTTGTAAAAGCTGTTTCGATTTTTCATTCTGAACAAAAAAGTAACGAAAGCTTTTTAGCGCGTTTCGGTAAAACGAACCATACCATTTAAAAAACGATTGTTTTTCGCGGAAAATTCCCGAAACCAGATAGGTCGGAATTTGGTGTTGTTGTAAAACATCCAGATAATTCGGCCAGTATTCGTATTTGATAAAAAATACAAGATCGGGATGAACGGCTTTGATAAAACGGACGGCATTCAATCGGGTGTCCAACGGTAAATATACGGTGACATCGGCTATGGTATTGTTTTTTCGAACCTCATAACCCGATGGGGAAAAAAAGGTCAGTACAATTTTATGCGATGGATAATGGGCTTTGATTTGTTCCATTACCGGAAGCCCTTGTTCGTATTCGCCCAGTGACGCGGCATGGAACCAGATGGTTTTATCGGTAGGTTGTATGGCGGATTCCAATGTGGTAAAAACATTTTTCCGTCCTTCGGTAAACAGCTTAATTTTAGGGCTTACCATAGCAATAAAACGGATCAGAAAACCAGCTATCCGAACCAGTAAATCGTATAAAAAAAACATAGGCGAAAATTTGTGTCGCTAAATTACGGTTCTTTACGTTAATTTGATTGGTGTAACGTCATTAAATGAGTATTTTTGCTTGTTTTAATTCCTTTTCCAAAAGGAATTTCAAATCGTTACAAAGCAATTTAGAAAGCACATGAGAAAAATACAAATGGTTGATCTTAAGGGTCAATACGAACAAATAAAAGAGCAGGTTAACCAGTCAATCCAGGAAGTACTGGATACCACAACATTTATCAACGGGCCGCAGGTACATCAATTCCAAAAATCATTGGAGGAATATCTGGATGTGAAACACGTAATTCCGTGTGCGAATGGTACCGATGCCCTTCAGATCGCCATGATGGGATTGGGATTGCAACCCGGTGATGAGGTGATTACAGCCGATTTTACGTTTGCCGCTACCGTTGAGGTGATTGCCTTGTTGCAACTGACTCCGGTTTTGGTTGATGTGGATCCGGATACGTTTAATATTTCGGTGGACGCCATTAAAAAAGCGATCACGCCAAAAACAAAAGCCATTGTTCCGGTACATATGTTCGGACAGGCGGCGAATATGGAAGCCATCATGGCGGTTGCAAAGGAATACAATCTGTTTGTGATCGAAGATAATGCGCAGGCAATCGGAGCCGATTATGAATATGCCGATGGTAGTAAAAAGAAAGTGGGAACGATTGGACATGTGGCGTCGACCTCATTTTTCCCGTCTAAAAACTTAGGATGTTATGGTGATGGTGGTGCCATTTTTACCAACGATGACGAACTGGCTTATAAATTACGCGGAATCGTAAACCACGGAATGTACGTACGTTACCATCACGATGTAGTGGGTGTGAATTCCCGTTTGGATAGTATGCAGGCGGCGGTTTTAAACGCGAAGTTGCCAAGATTGGATGTGTATAACGACGCGCGTCAGTTGGCAGCTCAAAAATATGATGCGGCTCTTGCCGGACATGCGAATATTGTAACTCCGGTTGTAAAAGGCGATAAAGGAAGCCATGTGTTTCATCAATATACGTTGCGAATTCTAAATGCCGATCGCAATGCGTTAATGCAGCACCTGATCGATAAAGGGATTCCATGTGCCATTTATTATCCGATTCCGTTACACAGTCAGAAAGCGTATGCTGATAGCCGTTATAATGAAGCCGATTTCCCGGTAACAAATCAATTGGTGAATGAAGTGATTTCATTACCAATGCATACCGAACTGGATGACGAACAGATTAAATTTATTACCGATAGTATTCTGGAATTTTTAAAATAAACCTTTTCACGTATATTCGTGTTCATATTCAAAAATAAATGAAAGTAGTTGTTACCGGAGGTTTAGGTTTTATCGGATCCCATACTGTAGTGGAATTATACCGTCAGGGGTTTGAAGTGGTTATTGTCGATAATCTGTCGAATTCATCTATCGATGTTTTAACAGGTATTGAAAAAATAATCGGGGTGAAACCGGTATTTGAGCAGATTGATCTGCGCGATAAAGCTGTTGTAACTGCTTTTTTTGAAAAACACAACGATAGTATTGGTGTTATTCATTTTGCCGCTTCAAAAGCAGTGGGCGAAAGTGTGGAAAATCCATTACTGTATTATGAAAATAATATTGCGTCCTTAGTTTACCTGTTACAGGAATTACAAAAGAAAAAAGAAGCGTATTTTATTTTCAGCTCTTCGTGTACCGTATACGGTCAGGCCGAAAATATGCCGATCACGGAGTGTGCTTCGGTACAACCGGCAATGTCTCCGTATGGGAATACAAAAAGGATTGGAGAAGAAATTATTAATGATGTAGCTAAAGTTTCCGGAATCAATGCGATTTTGTTGCGTTATTTTAATCCGATTGGCGCTCACGAAACCGCCGAAATTGGTGAACTTCCAGTAGGCGTACCGCAAAATCTGGTGCCGTTTATTACGCAAACCGCTATTGGTATCCGTAAGGAATTATCGGTGTATGGCGACGATTATCCAACAGCTGACGGAACCTGTATCCGCGATTATATTCATGTAGTTGATCTGGCTAAAGCACATGTGGTGGCGCTACAACGACTAATCGATCATAAAAACGAAAGTAAGGTGGAGGTGTTTAATGTTGGAACCGGAAAAGGAAGTTCGGTATTGGAAGTGATCCGCACCTTCGAAAAGGTGAGTGGGAAACTCTTACCGTATAAAATTGTAGGCCGACGCGAAGGTGATATAATCGAAGCCTATGCAAATACCGACAGGGCAAATCAGGTGTTGGGTTGGAAAGCGGAATTAACATTGGAACAGGCACTACATTCGGCCTGGAAATGGGAACAGAAAGTTCGAAATATATAATAAAAATCCCGACTTATAGTCGGGATTTTTATTAGCGTACCGGTTGATTTAAAATCAAGTCCAGGTATAAGTTGATTTTGTCTTTTAGCTCTTTACGAGGCGTGATAAAGTCAAGGAAACCGTGTTCTAAAACAAATTCCGATGTTTGGAATCCTTCCGGAAGGTCTTTTCCGGTGGTGTCTTTTACGACACGTGGTCCGGCAAAACCGATCAAAGCTCCCGGCTCGGCAATGTTAATATCACCTAACATCGCATAGGATGCTGTAGTTCCTCCGGTTGTCGGATCGGTACATAAGGAGATATACGGGATTTTTGCATCGGCCAATTGCGCCAGTTTTGCAGATGTTTTGGCTAACTGCATTAAGGAGTATGCCGCTTCCATCATACGGGCACCACCCGATTTGGAAATCATTACAAAAGGTACTTTATGCTTGATGGAATAATCGATTGCACGGGCAATTTTTTCCCCTACAACAGCTCCCATTGATCCTCCGATAAACGCAAAATCCATTGAAGCAACAACCAGGTCTTTCCCTTTGGATTTTCCTACTGCTGTACGAACCGCATCTTTTAATTTGGTTTTGTCGATAGCGTCTTTTAAACGATCGCTGTACTTTTTAGTATCCACAAATTTAAGCGGATCCTTGGAAGTCATGTTGGCATCCAGTTCTTTAAATTCGTTGTTGTCGAATAAAATCTCAAAATATTCTTTACTGCCAATGCGAACGTGATAGCCGTCTTCCGGGCTTACCCAAAGATTTTTTGCTAATTCTTCAGCATCAATGATTTTTCCTGTCGGTGATTTGTACCAAAGTCCTTTTGGTACATCTTTTTTATCTTCAGTTGCGGTTTGAATCCCTTTTGCTGTTCTTTTAAACCAAGCCATAGTTTTAAATTTGAATTAATCTGAATGTTACTACATTATAATGTATTAACGTTATTCAGGTCTTTAAACGCCTGTTCCAGACGTGTGTTAAACGTAATTTCTCCCTCGCGAACCCATTTTCTAGGGTCGTAGTGTTTTTTATTCGGAACATCGGCTCCTTCCGGATTTCCGATCTGTGTTCTTAAATAGTCAATTTTTGATACCATATAGTCACGAACCCCTTCGGTAAAAGCAAACTGAAGGTCGGTGTCAATATTCATTTTGATCACGCCATATGAAATCGCTTCCCGGATCTCTTCCAATGTCGAACCGGATCCACCATGGAATACAAAATCAACCGGGTTGTGTCCGGTGCTGAATTTGTTCTGAACGTATTCCTGAGAGTTTCTAAGGATTTTTGGTGTTAGTTTTACGTTACCCGGTTTGTAAACCCCGTGAACGTTTCCGAAAGCTGCGGCAACTGTAAAACGTGGACTGATTTTCATCAATTCCTCATAAGCATACGCTACTTCTTCCGGTTGTGTATATAATTTAGAGCTGTCTACATCCGAATTGTCTACACCGTCTTCTTCACCACCTGTGATTCCCAATTCAATTTCCAACGTCATTCCCATTTTGCTCATACGCTCCAAATATTTTTTGGAAATCTCCAGATTCTCTTCAATCGGCTCTTCGGAAAGATCGATCATGTGGGAACTGAACAATGGTTTTCC from Flavobacterium sp. WV_118_3 harbors:
- a CDS encoding DegT/DnrJ/EryC1/StrS family aminotransferase, whose protein sequence is MRKIQMVDLKGQYEQIKEQVNQSIQEVLDTTTFINGPQVHQFQKSLEEYLDVKHVIPCANGTDALQIAMMGLGLQPGDEVITADFTFAATVEVIALLQLTPVLVDVDPDTFNISVDAIKKAITPKTKAIVPVHMFGQAANMEAIMAVAKEYNLFVIEDNAQAIGADYEYADGSKKKVGTIGHVASTSFFPSKNLGCYGDGGAIFTNDDELAYKLRGIVNHGMYVRYHHDVVGVNSRLDSMQAAVLNAKLPRLDVYNDARQLAAQKYDAALAGHANIVTPVVKGDKGSHVFHQYTLRILNADRNALMQHLIDKGIPCAIYYPIPLHSQKAYADSRYNEADFPVTNQLVNEVISLPMHTELDDEQIKFITDSILEFLK
- a CDS encoding S46 family peptidase, with amino-acid sequence MKLLRLLVLLFVLPVSAQQGGMWIPSLLKGMNEKEMKTLGMKISAADIYDVNKSSLKDAVPHFNGGCTSEVISSKGLLLTNHHCGYGEIQSHSTVDHDYLTNGFWAMKQEDELPNKDLEVTFIVKIEDVTNKVLEGVAALTSEADKQKKIQENISTLSRTLPKESWQENKIRTFYDGNQYILFLTETYSDVRLVGAPPSSIGKFGSDTDNWVWPRHTGDFSLFRIYADKNNRPAAYSKDNVPYKPKHFFPVSIKGVKENDFTMVMGYPGRTQEYLPSYAVAQIVNDLNPAKIEVRDAALKVQDGFMRKDNAIKIQYASKYASIANYWKKWIGETKGLKKSNALAIKQKFEQEFQEKVVKSGKQAEYGNLLADFKKNYTEIAPYALSRDYYTEVVLRNTELLSFGYRLFQLEQVYNAKGEQAFNDRKNNLIAGFEDLYKDFNANVDEKVFEQLIALYVTKSPKQFLPASLTNVDTKKLTEEVYSQSKLTSYNNLKELLNGDAKTVIERINKDKGFQLVKSMADSYLKNVAPKYDELNLKNIALQRTYMKAILELFPNNRIFPDANSTLRVTYGKVKGYSPSDAVIYEPMTYLDGVIEKYVPGDYEFDVPAKLISLYNTKDYGQYAEKGRMPVCFIGTNHTTGGNSGSPALDAEGNLIGLNFDRVWEGTMSDIHYDPAICRNIMVDIRYVLFIIDKYAGAKHLVDEMKIVQNKKK
- a CDS encoding GH3 auxin-responsive promoter family protein codes for the protein MALTIINSIASWILKKRIHQMELFLKYPNEVQEELLFSLLRTAEPTIIGQKYEFSSIRSYKTFTERVPVSTYEELEPLIERTRKGEQNVFWNTPIKWFAKSSGTTNAKSKFIPVSSEALEDCHYKASKDLLCLYLNNNENSQLFTGKSLRLGGSKQLYEDNNTFFGDLSAILIDNMPFWAEFSSTPSNKVSLMSEWESKIQAIIQETVMENVTSFAGVPSWMLVLLNRVLEETGKNNLAELWPNVEVYFHGGVSFEPYREQYKRLLPKEDFRYYEIYNASEGFFAIQDLNNSNDLLLMLDYGIFYEFIPMDAFGTPEQKVIRLSEVELNKNYAVVITTNSGLWRYLIGDTVRFTSLNPYRIKVTGRTKHHINVFGEELMVENTDKAISKACQETNSEVIDYTVAPIFMKGREKGAHEWMIEFRRKPENIELFRKKLDEALQTVNSDYEAKRYNNMTLNPLVLNVARTNLFYDWLKEQDKLGGQHKIPRLSNSREYLDRLKALQYIQID
- a CDS encoding DUF2797 domain-containing protein, with product MQYDGVLTKMQTEIGNPIQYYLVFENSFLNVNQLLNKELEIAFQGYQCLNCGKKKKIFRQGFCYDCFMSSASAGDWIMKPELSTAHLDIEDRDLEYEKRVQLQPHIVYLALSSEVKVGVTRKTQVPTRWIDQGAIEAVPIVEVPNRYLAGIAEVALKDHFSDKTNWRKMLQNEVPSIDIVSERNKLESLLPDEVKPYFAPTPEKLYHLDYPVLQYPKKVNSLSLDKTPVFNGRLTGIKGQYLIFEDGTVFNIRTFEGYVVKITM
- a CDS encoding GNAT family N-acetyltransferase, which gives rise to MNTQFKPLDHQHIPDIITMMQDFYAIDNYPIDIPTTESLFETFINDENLGKAWLIYSDDILVGYVILTFIFSFEYKGRYAFLDELYLSEKARGKGIGKQAIHFIQSEALKLKLKVLYLEVENHNEKAQKLYLAQNFTDHNRKIMKYKVV
- a CDS encoding glycosyltransferase N-terminal domain-containing protein; this translates as MFFLYDLLVRIAGFLIRFIAMVSPKIKLFTEGRKNVFTTLESAIQPTDKTIWFHAASLGEYEQGLPVMEQIKAHYPSHKIVLTFFSPSGYEVRKNNTIADVTVYLPLDTRLNAVRFIKAVHPDLVFFIKYEYWPNYLDVLQQHQIPTYLVSGIFREKQSFFKWYGSFYRNALKSFRYFFVQNEKSKQLLQSIGFHNVKVSGDTRFDRVSAILERDNTLDFIENFKADTTTIVIGSSWPKDETLLVDYINRCTDPVKFIIAPHNIKTEQIQELQKSISRKTVLFSKKNSVSDLSDYDVFIIDTIGILTKIYSYADIAYVGGGFGKPGVHNILEPATFGVPIVIGPNFSHFAEAIALVNMEGCISISNQKELDEAFSNLIQNEDIRFEKGHICSTFVQMNQNATKSIVNHIKNEYAV